A section of the Acidobacterium capsulatum ATCC 51196 genome encodes:
- the pyk gene encoding pyruvate kinase encodes MNFTYAGNEPAHEPRRAKIVGTLGPASSHADVFRELVRAGLDVARLNFSHGTHPEKLKLIEMVRTVAAEEKKTICILADLQGPKIRTGRLQDRIPVQLKAGQTLTITPKDIAGTATVIATTFPTLAENLTEGDRILLSDGLIELRVKSIQGEDVECTVMNGGTLGEHKGINLPGIPVKVPSLTEKDDIDLVFAVQNNVDAIALSFVRTAEDVKLVKDRIAALGSSTWVIAKLEKPQAIDNLEEILEAADGIMVARGDLGVEVPPEKVPAIQKHMIRRARAWRKPVITATQMLESMIENPRPTRAEASDVANAVYDGTDAVMLSAETAAGKYPIEAVHMMARIASETESNLEHSAQEARPPHQRLSIPETICESMAHACEDLDVAAIAVFTETGTTARQLSKYRPKPPIYALSSVPEVINRMAMLWGVKPILCEKAYTTEDMVDTAERLMQEGGYAKKQDILGIVAGTRTRSGSTNFLRLHIIGDRAPEVTDAAKTAEQKPETAKA; translated from the coding sequence ATGAATTTCACGTATGCCGGCAATGAGCCGGCTCACGAGCCGCGCCGCGCCAAGATTGTAGGCACGCTGGGACCCGCTTCTTCGCACGCTGATGTTTTCCGCGAACTGGTTCGTGCCGGACTCGATGTGGCCCGGTTAAATTTTTCTCACGGTACGCATCCTGAGAAGCTGAAGCTGATCGAGATGGTTCGCACCGTCGCCGCCGAAGAGAAGAAGACCATCTGCATTCTTGCCGACCTGCAGGGTCCGAAGATTCGCACCGGAAGACTGCAGGACCGCATACCGGTGCAGTTGAAGGCCGGGCAGACTCTGACGATTACTCCGAAGGATATTGCCGGCACCGCCACAGTGATCGCCACCACCTTCCCGACGCTGGCCGAAAATCTGACGGAGGGAGATCGCATCCTGCTCTCGGACGGCTTGATCGAGCTGCGCGTGAAGAGCATTCAGGGAGAAGACGTCGAATGCACCGTGATGAACGGCGGCACGCTCGGTGAGCACAAGGGCATTAATCTGCCCGGCATTCCGGTCAAGGTGCCTTCGCTCACGGAGAAGGACGATATTGATCTGGTCTTTGCCGTTCAGAACAATGTAGATGCCATTGCGCTCTCGTTTGTCCGCACGGCCGAAGACGTAAAGCTGGTGAAGGATCGCATTGCGGCTCTGGGCTCAAGCACATGGGTGATTGCAAAGCTTGAAAAACCGCAGGCGATCGACAATCTGGAAGAGATTCTGGAAGCGGCTGATGGCATCATGGTGGCTCGCGGCGACCTTGGCGTGGAAGTTCCACCCGAGAAAGTTCCGGCCATCCAGAAGCACATGATTCGCCGCGCGCGCGCCTGGCGCAAGCCGGTGATCACGGCAACGCAAATGCTGGAGTCGATGATTGAGAATCCGCGCCCCACGCGCGCCGAGGCGAGCGACGTCGCCAATGCCGTCTATGACGGCACCGATGCGGTGATGCTCTCGGCTGAGACGGCCGCCGGCAAGTACCCGATTGAGGCCGTACACATGATGGCTCGGATTGCGTCCGAGACCGAGAGCAACCTGGAGCACAGCGCGCAGGAAGCCCGGCCTCCGCATCAGCGGCTTTCGATTCCAGAGACAATCTGCGAATCGATGGCGCACGCGTGCGAGGATCTCGATGTGGCCGCCATTGCCGTCTTCACCGAGACCGGAACGACGGCACGCCAGCTCTCGAAGTACCGGCCGAAACCCCCGATTTATGCGCTTTCGAGCGTGCCGGAGGTGATCAACCGCATGGCCATGCTCTGGGGCGTAAAGCCGATCCTCTGCGAGAAGGCCTACACCACTGAAGATATGGTGGACACCGCCGAACGCCTCATGCAGGAGGGCGGCTATGCCAAGAAGCAGGACATTCTTGGCATTGTGGCCGGCACCCGCACCCGCAGCGGCTCGACCAACTTTCTGCGTCTGCACATTATTGGCGACCGTGCTCCCGAAGTTACGGACGCAGCCAAGACCGCCGAACAGAAGCCGGAAACGGCGAAGGCTTAA
- a CDS encoding DNA-3-methyladenine glycosylase family protein, whose translation MTAGLRPVRYDADLACRELAEADPKLGKLIECAGPFTLRLQSQHSPFESLLESIIYQQLHGKAAAAILKRLLESFGEYHPAPEHLLAAPDDQLRAAGVSQSKVLALRDLAAKTMDGTVPSLQRIRRMPDDEIVARLSAVRGIGKWTAEMMLIFRLGRPDVFPVTDYGIRKGFALTFDRLPKSKPFDASMLADMKKMARRAEKWRPWRSVATWYLWRACDLAGKSSTPFE comes from the coding sequence ATGACCGCCGGACTACGCCCCGTTCGATACGATGCCGATCTTGCCTGCCGCGAGCTTGCCGAGGCAGACCCCAAGCTGGGAAAACTGATCGAGTGCGCGGGGCCATTTACATTGCGGCTTCAGTCGCAGCATTCACCGTTTGAATCCTTGCTGGAGTCCATCATTTACCAGCAGTTGCATGGCAAGGCGGCAGCAGCCATTCTGAAGCGGCTGCTGGAAAGCTTTGGCGAGTATCACCCCGCGCCCGAGCATCTGCTGGCCGCGCCGGACGATCAACTGCGGGCAGCGGGGGTTTCGCAAAGCAAGGTTCTCGCCCTGCGGGATCTGGCGGCGAAGACGATGGACGGGACTGTCCCGAGCCTGCAGCGCATCCGGCGCATGCCCGATGATGAAATTGTGGCGCGACTGAGCGCAGTGCGCGGCATTGGCAAATGGACAGCCGAGATGATGCTCATCTTCCGGCTTGGACGGCCCGATGTATTTCCTGTGACCGACTATGGAATTCGCAAAGGGTTTGCTCTGACGTTTGACCGATTGCCGAAGTCGAAGCCTTTTGATGCGAGCATGCTCGCCGATATGAAGAAGATGGCGCGCCGCGCGGAAAAATGGCGGCCCTGGCGCTCGGTAGCTACCTGGTACCTGTGGCGAGCCTGTGATCTCGCGGGAAAATCAAGCACACCGTTCGAGTAG
- a CDS encoding YihY/virulence factor BrkB family protein translates to MTKRLPFQRPLHRLQLHLQRAGWNAFRHSAFQNSKAAAYSAILSLFPTLLAATTILALAPEGDTFLGELRYGFSQILPPDTMLLVQAYFQPGKGRSAHLVLIAFGISFFAAMGLMLALMEGLRRAERLPRSAWNFWWQRVVAVLLVAGTLVPMFFATLLITFGHFIEHWIVDSAGHELRFYVLLFWRVIRWGIAVVTSVVMLAMIYHFGVPRRRHWKHALPGAMMATVTWFVSTLLFGWYVTRFSHYQVVYGSLGAGMATMVWLYIVSLSILFGAEFNAEVYGVCGDEPPELDTMPDAATHSGREVVGGGAESGENCFQEPGEDLPRFR, encoded by the coding sequence ATGACGAAACGTCTCCCATTCCAGCGCCCGCTGCACCGCTTGCAACTGCATCTGCAGCGGGCAGGCTGGAATGCCTTTCGTCATAGCGCGTTTCAAAACTCCAAGGCCGCAGCCTATTCCGCGATTCTGAGTCTTTTCCCTACATTGCTCGCAGCCACAACCATTCTGGCGCTCGCGCCGGAGGGCGACACGTTTCTGGGTGAGCTGCGTTATGGCTTCAGCCAGATTCTTCCGCCGGATACCATGCTTCTGGTGCAAGCCTATTTTCAGCCAGGCAAAGGCCGCTCGGCGCACCTGGTTCTGATCGCCTTTGGCATTTCGTTTTTTGCGGCCATGGGCCTGATGCTGGCCCTGATGGAAGGGCTTCGCCGCGCCGAACGCCTGCCCCGCAGCGCGTGGAACTTCTGGTGGCAGCGCGTGGTCGCGGTGCTGCTGGTGGCGGGCACTCTGGTGCCGATGTTTTTCGCCACCCTACTGATCACATTCGGGCACTTCATCGAGCACTGGATCGTCGACTCTGCCGGGCATGAGCTGCGTTTCTACGTTTTGCTCTTTTGGCGGGTGATTCGCTGGGGCATCGCCGTGGTGACCAGCGTGGTGATGCTCGCAATGATTTACCACTTTGGCGTGCCGCGCCGCCGCCACTGGAAGCACGCATTGCCGGGAGCCATGATGGCGACGGTGACATGGTTTGTTTCCACGCTGCTCTTTGGCTGGTATGTAACGCGCTTCTCGCATTACCAGGTCGTCTATGGGTCGCTGGGGGCGGGCATGGCCACGATGGTGTGGCTGTATATCGTGTCGCTGAGCATACTTTTCGGTGCGGAGTTTAATGCCGAGGTGTATGGAGTTTGCGGGGACGAACCGCCGGAACTGGATACGATGCCGGACGCAGCAACACACTCTGGCCGGGAAGTTGTGGGCGGCGGAGCCGAGAGCGGCGAGAACTGCTTCCAGGAACCGGGAGAGGACCTGCCGCGCTTTCGCTGA
- a CDS encoding DUF3536 domain-containing protein translates to MSSPDRYICIHGHFYQPPRENPWLETVETQPSAAPYHDWNDRVTAECYAPNGAARIVNPENEIIRIMNNYSRISFNFGPTLLSWLQSDAPRVYRAILEADHASQKRFSGHGSAMAQAYNHMILPLASRRDKITQILWGIADFESRFGRRPEGMWLPETAVDTESLDLMAEQGLKFVVLAPNQCKRVRPIPSGEKPASADTGWKDTPHDSVTTTRAYDVKLPSGRSIAAFFYNGSCSRAIAFEGLLNRGEVFYDRLMDAFDAKSEAPQLVHVATDGESYGHHHRYGDMALAWMLEHVEQTGGARLTNYGEFLEKFPPQWEAMIEENTSWSCAHGVERWRSNCGCNTHPGWSQQWRAPLREALDWLRDSVAAYAQRASLSMGFDLDRARNGYIRVILDRNHQAAGETSSAATDFITEFISQARTPELRQAALKLMELERHALLMYTSCGWFFDEISGIETIQIIAYASRVLQLAAELFGPSAAELEEEFVQKLTTAQSNLPKEADGGQVYRKYILPMKVGLEQVAAHYAISSIFTSYPDDAAIFCYLVRREAYEMYSSGRARLIIGRGFVTSKITEESEMVVFAVLHLGDHNLTAAVKRWNTALEPTYAPLCDALQSAMTRADIAEVIRVVDRQFAEASAGGELQPAHTYSLTSLFQDEQRRILGLILTSTLSEVEASIAAIYETQASLLHFLSQSQLPKPQALLLAANFAVNAGLRHALDSEPVDAVEVRALLEVAEADKIELDRQELSYLAGTRMKQAMMAVLGNMGNTEHLENALTLARTLALFPFETRIWHAQNIWNETMQQTRVKKQTTDWMKQFMELGQQLHICAECLWSDENSVAI, encoded by the coding sequence ATGTCGTCGCCGGACCGTTATATCTGTATTCACGGCCATTTCTACCAGCCGCCACGGGAGAATCCGTGGCTCGAAACGGTAGAGACCCAGCCCTCGGCCGCGCCGTATCACGACTGGAACGACCGCGTCACCGCCGAGTGCTACGCGCCAAACGGGGCGGCGCGCATTGTGAATCCGGAAAACGAGATTATCCGGATCATGAACAACTACAGCCGCATCAGCTTCAACTTTGGCCCAACACTGCTGTCATGGCTGCAGTCAGATGCGCCGCGCGTGTACCGCGCCATTCTGGAAGCAGACCATGCGAGCCAGAAGCGCTTCAGCGGACATGGCTCGGCCATGGCACAGGCCTACAATCACATGATTTTGCCGCTGGCGAGCCGGCGCGACAAGATCACACAGATCCTGTGGGGCATTGCTGATTTTGAGTCGCGCTTTGGACGGCGACCGGAAGGCATGTGGCTGCCCGAAACAGCCGTGGACACCGAATCGCTCGACCTGATGGCTGAGCAGGGACTCAAATTTGTGGTTCTTGCTCCCAACCAGTGCAAGCGCGTTCGCCCCATACCCAGTGGAGAGAAGCCCGCAAGCGCAGACACGGGCTGGAAAGACACACCCCACGACAGCGTAACCACGACGCGAGCCTATGACGTGAAGCTGCCCAGCGGGCGCTCCATCGCAGCGTTTTTCTACAACGGGAGCTGCTCGCGAGCCATTGCCTTTGAAGGACTGCTCAACAGAGGTGAAGTGTTTTACGACAGGCTGATGGACGCCTTTGACGCGAAGAGCGAAGCCCCGCAGCTTGTGCATGTCGCGACGGATGGCGAAAGCTATGGGCACCACCATCGCTATGGGGATATGGCTCTGGCCTGGATGCTGGAGCATGTGGAACAAACCGGCGGGGCCCGTCTCACCAACTACGGAGAGTTTCTGGAGAAATTTCCTCCGCAGTGGGAGGCGATGATTGAAGAGAACACCTCATGGAGTTGCGCGCACGGCGTGGAGCGGTGGCGCTCAAATTGCGGCTGCAACACGCATCCAGGTTGGTCACAGCAATGGCGCGCGCCTCTGCGCGAGGCACTGGACTGGCTGCGCGACAGCGTTGCGGCCTATGCGCAGCGGGCATCGCTCTCGATGGGCTTTGACCTGGACCGCGCACGCAACGGCTACATCCGGGTGATTCTTGATCGCAACCATCAGGCTGCCGGAGAAACCTCGAGCGCCGCTACGGATTTTATTACGGAGTTCATCTCTCAGGCGCGCACGCCAGAACTGCGGCAGGCTGCGCTCAAGCTGATGGAACTGGAGCGCCACGCGCTGCTGATGTATACGAGCTGCGGATGGTTCTTTGATGAGATCAGCGGCATCGAGACGATACAAATCATCGCCTATGCGAGCCGCGTGCTGCAGTTGGCCGCCGAACTCTTTGGCCCAAGCGCTGCAGAGCTCGAAGAGGAGTTCGTTCAGAAGCTGACCACGGCGCAGAGCAATCTGCCCAAAGAAGCCGATGGTGGGCAGGTTTATCGCAAATATATTTTGCCGATGAAGGTAGGCCTGGAACAGGTAGCGGCGCATTATGCCATCAGCTCCATCTTCACGAGCTATCCGGACGATGCCGCGATCTTCTGCTACCTTGTGCGCCGCGAAGCCTATGAGATGTACAGCTCAGGGCGGGCGCGGCTGATCATTGGGCGCGGGTTTGTGACTTCAAAGATTACCGAAGAGTCGGAGATGGTCGTGTTTGCGGTGCTCCACCTGGGCGACCACAATCTAACCGCGGCCGTAAAGCGATGGAACACGGCGCTTGAACCGACCTATGCACCACTGTGCGATGCCTTGCAATCGGCGATGACGAGAGCCGATATTGCAGAAGTGATACGGGTCGTGGACCGGCAATTTGCCGAAGCGAGTGCGGGCGGCGAGCTGCAGCCGGCGCACACCTACTCCCTGACTTCGCTTTTTCAGGATGAGCAGCGGCGCATTCTTGGGCTCATTCTTACATCCACGCTGAGCGAGGTGGAGGCGAGCATCGCAGCGATTTATGAGACGCAGGCTTCGCTGCTTCACTTCCTGAGCCAGAGCCAGCTCCCCAAGCCGCAGGCGCTACTGCTGGCCGCGAATTTTGCCGTGAATGCCGGACTGCGGCACGCACTTGACAGCGAGCCAGTCGACGCCGTGGAGGTGCGGGCTTTGCTTGAAGTGGCCGAGGCCGACAAGATTGAACTCGATCGCCAGGAACTGAGCTATCTTGCCGGCACGCGCATGAAGCAAGCCATGATGGCCGTGCTCGGCAACATGGGCAACACCGAACACCTGGAGAATGCCTTGACGCTTGCGCGAACGCTGGCGCTCTTCCCGTTTGAGACGCGCATCTGGCACGCGCAGAATATCTGGAACGAAACCATGCAGCAGACGCGAGTCAAAAAGCAGACAACGGACTGGATGAAGCAATTCATGGAGTTGGGGCAGCAACTGCACATCTGCGCGGAATGCCTGTGGAGCGACGAGAATTCGGTTGCGATTTGA
- a CDS encoding Rieske 2Fe-2S domain-containing protein: MAQRLVVPEAMGPATTLLFNDWYPAMRSEALRGKTLAKQQIMGIPLVLGRRADGKLFAMRDACPHRGIPLSCGWFDGKDVTCKYHGWGFEPVTGQCSAIPSLTGHDTLDCSRIFATAFPCEERDGYAWVYFPEPGSGRVMDRTSLPAVPEVPKFGGRFRSAHLTAELPCNVDHGIIGLMDPAHGPFVHQSWWWRSRASIHEKEKHFEPIPQGFRMASHKPSGNSAPYKLLGVYGEPITTTIDFVLPNRRYETIRCGEKWFASLTTVTPTAPNACRIDVAAAWNIFYSVPFVKAIAMFFGKRFVEQDQVTMIQQAEGLRYDPTLMLIDDADRPAKWYFALKQARLDSARTGEPPRHPMDGPVTLHWRS, translated from the coding sequence ATGGCGCAACGATTGGTCGTGCCGGAGGCAATGGGTCCGGCAACCACGCTCCTCTTCAACGATTGGTATCCGGCCATGCGCAGTGAAGCTCTGCGCGGCAAAACGCTGGCAAAGCAGCAGATCATGGGCATCCCGCTGGTGCTCGGCCGGCGCGCCGACGGCAAGCTCTTTGCCATGCGCGATGCCTGCCCGCACCGCGGTATTCCGCTCTCGTGCGGCTGGTTTGACGGCAAGGATGTCACCTGCAAGTACCACGGATGGGGATTTGAACCAGTCACCGGACAATGCTCCGCCATCCCCTCGCTCACCGGGCACGACACCCTGGACTGCTCGCGCATCTTCGCAACCGCCTTTCCTTGTGAAGAGCGTGACGGCTATGCGTGGGTCTATTTTCCTGAGCCGGGTAGCGGCCGTGTCATGGACCGCACCTCTCTGCCGGCTGTGCCAGAGGTTCCCAAGTTCGGCGGCCGCTTCCGCTCTGCGCACCTGACTGCCGAACTGCCCTGCAATGTAGACCACGGCATCATCGGCCTCATGGACCCCGCGCACGGCCCTTTCGTGCATCAGTCTTGGTGGTGGCGCAGCCGCGCGAGCATACATGAGAAAGAGAAGCACTTCGAGCCGATCCCGCAGGGCTTTCGCATGGCCTCGCACAAGCCCTCAGGCAACAGCGCGCCCTATAAGCTGCTGGGAGTCTATGGCGAGCCCATCACCACCACCATCGATTTTGTGCTGCCCAATCGCCGCTATGAGACCATCCGGTGCGGAGAAAAGTGGTTTGCCAGCCTTACCACTGTCACGCCGACCGCGCCCAATGCCTGCCGCATCGATGTGGCCGCTGCGTGGAACATTTTCTATTCCGTGCCCTTCGTGAAAGCCATCGCCATGTTTTTTGGCAAGCGCTTTGTCGAGCAGGACCAGGTCACCATGATCCAGCAGGCCGAGGGGCTGCGCTATGATCCCACGTTGATGCTGATCGACGATGCAGACCGGCCCGCCAAATGGTACTTTGCGCTCAAACAGGCGCGCCTGGATTCAGCCCGGACCGGCGAGCCACCCCGGCATCCCATGGATGGCCCCGTAACGCTGCACTGGCGAAGCTGA
- the mutL gene encoding DNA mismatch repair endonuclease MutL, translating into MGRIRVLSDQVANQIAAGEVVDRPASVVKELLENAIDAEATRIRVEVEAGGRKLIRVTDNGIGMMRDDAMLAFERHATSKIRSSDDLLTIATLGFRGEALPSIASISRLEMITRAQGEETGTCIEIAGGKMLRVEDAGAPPGTSFTIRDLFYNTPARRKFLKAESTELSHVSALVTHYALAHPDKHFELHSATHALLNAPPVNEPSERVFQIFGAETLNQLIPMAAERPFDRAGLPEPPPWRRDQDYEPPDPGFLRVKGFISKPALQKLNRNSIYIFINRRLVRDRLILHAITEGYRNIIPPTSFPVALLFLEMPPHEVDVNVHPAKTEVRFRQSSVLHDFLRDSIRNALMKARPAADFLAALSASEPVSSVLPTATPVQDSEVIPAGSEAAGEVAAFALTEPVLPSVEQPLPFARAEMTVPQVQGAAGSAPAPPAYPAVAGAAARVPGGNCGHDAGPEEIPPPGGEAGTLASLASLKPLGQLRESFILAVNDEGFWIIDQHVAHERVLFEKILREREVERVHRQRLLMPLLLDLLPHQMVRFAEIAQELERNGFEAEPFGPHTIAIKASPVGLEGARLERMLVEVLEQTGTGTQSENLETVRTRIAASIACHSAIKINTPLDPQRMEWLLAELARTAHPTSCPHGRPIALRYSWKDIQRAFERI; encoded by the coding sequence ATGGGCCGCATCCGCGTTTTGTCCGATCAGGTGGCGAATCAGATTGCCGCTGGCGAAGTGGTGGATCGCCCTGCCTCTGTCGTCAAGGAACTGCTCGAAAACGCGATCGATGCGGAAGCCACGCGCATTCGCGTCGAAGTGGAAGCCGGAGGCCGCAAGCTGATCCGGGTAACCGACAACGGCATCGGCATGATGCGCGATGACGCCATGCTGGCCTTTGAGCGGCACGCGACGTCAAAGATTCGCAGCAGCGACGATCTGCTCACCATTGCCACGCTGGGCTTTCGTGGCGAAGCGCTACCCTCGATTGCCTCCATCTCGCGGCTCGAGATGATCACGCGCGCGCAGGGCGAAGAAACCGGCACGTGCATTGAGATTGCGGGCGGCAAGATGCTGCGCGTCGAGGATGCGGGCGCGCCGCCGGGCACCAGCTTCACGATCCGGGACCTCTTTTACAACACGCCTGCGCGCCGTAAATTTCTCAAGGCCGAGAGCACGGAGCTTTCGCATGTCTCCGCGCTGGTGACGCATTATGCGCTCGCGCATCCTGACAAGCATTTTGAGCTGCACTCGGCCACGCATGCACTGCTCAATGCGCCGCCGGTAAATGAGCCCTCAGAACGCGTCTTTCAGATTTTCGGGGCGGAGACGCTGAATCAATTGATTCCCATGGCTGCCGAGCGGCCGTTTGACCGCGCCGGGCTGCCGGAGCCTCCGCCGTGGCGCCGCGACCAGGATTACGAACCACCTGATCCTGGCTTTTTGCGCGTGAAGGGCTTTATCTCAAAACCGGCCCTGCAGAAGCTCAACCGCAACTCGATCTATATCTTCATCAACCGGCGGCTTGTGCGCGACCGGCTGATTCTGCATGCCATTACCGAGGGATACCGGAATATCATTCCGCCGACTTCGTTTCCCGTAGCCCTGCTGTTTCTGGAGATGCCGCCTCACGAAGTGGATGTGAATGTGCATCCGGCAAAGACAGAGGTGCGTTTCCGGCAGTCTTCGGTGCTGCACGATTTTCTACGGGACAGCATACGTAACGCACTGATGAAGGCACGTCCGGCCGCCGATTTTCTGGCTGCACTCTCCGCTTCGGAGCCGGTTTCGTCGGTATTGCCGACAGCGACTCCGGTGCAGGACTCCGAAGTGATTCCGGCAGGCTCTGAAGCCGCCGGCGAAGTGGCCGCTTTTGCTCTGACGGAGCCCGTGCTACCTTCTGTGGAGCAGCCACTGCCCTTCGCGAGGGCGGAAATGACTGTGCCGCAGGTTCAGGGCGCGGCGGGGTCTGCGCCAGCGCCGCCGGCATATCCTGCCGTGGCCGGAGCGGCCGCGCGCGTGCCAGGAGGAAACTGCGGCCATGATGCCGGGCCGGAAGAGATTCCGCCACCGGGAGGAGAAGCTGGGACGCTGGCGTCGCTAGCCTCCCTGAAGCCGCTTGGGCAGCTTCGGGAGTCCTTCATACTGGCGGTGAACGATGAGGGCTTCTGGATTATTGACCAGCATGTGGCCCACGAGCGCGTGCTGTTTGAGAAGATTCTGCGGGAGCGTGAGGTGGAGCGCGTGCACCGCCAACGCCTGCTGATGCCTTTGCTGCTCGATCTGCTGCCACACCAGATGGTGCGCTTCGCCGAGATTGCCCAGGAGCTGGAACGCAATGGCTTTGAAGCGGAACCCTTTGGCCCGCATACCATTGCGATTAAAGCATCTCCAGTAGGGCTGGAGGGCGCGCGGCTGGAGCGGATGCTGGTGGAGGTGCTGGAGCAGACCGGCACGGGCACGCAGTCAGAAAATCTGGAAACGGTGCGGACACGGATCGCCGCCTCCATTGCCTGCCACTCGGCCATCAAAATCAATACACCGCTCGATCCCCAGCGCATGGAATGGCTGCTGGCCGAGCTGGCGCGCACGGCGCACCCCACGAGTTGCCCCCATGGACGCCCGATTGCTTTACGATATTCATGGAAGGACATTCAGCGGGCGTTTGAACGGATCTAG
- a CDS encoding aldehyde dehydrogenase family protein, with translation MINKADRGFFLAGKEHMSEQRLAVYAPWDQRLLGTVAIASLDQAKDAARLAAESMSVLRAMPAYRRSEMLQAVARAIEAEKESLAAGIVAEAGKPLKAARVEVERAVLTFRTAAEEALRLEGQVLPLDFTPGSEGRWSLVRRFPRGPVLAITPFNFPLNLVAHKLAPAIAAGCPVILKPAPQTPFTALRLAELIYAAGEAAGFPAAALSVLHLENESVQALVESDESLRQVSFTGSARVGWELKRKAGKKTVLLELGGNAAMIVCADWPDIAGAAKKAVRASMGYAGQSCIAVQRVYVDRSLFHRFIAAAVEEAQSLVCGDPDEERTDVGPLIRPSDAERVTAWVQEAEDSGATLLVGAGRKDSLVSPVILTGTRPGMKVLDEEVFGPVMVIERFDGFDDALARVNNSRYGLQAGLFTRDAQQIFKAYAELEVGALIVGDTPTWRMDPMPYGGVKESGLGREGIRYAIEEMTEPRLLVMAL, from the coding sequence ATGATCAACAAGGCAGATCGCGGATTTTTCCTCGCGGGCAAAGAGCACATGAGCGAGCAGCGTCTGGCCGTGTACGCTCCCTGGGACCAGCGGCTTTTGGGCACCGTGGCCATCGCCAGTCTGGATCAGGCCAAAGACGCAGCCCGCCTGGCTGCAGAATCCATGTCCGTGCTGCGCGCCATGCCAGCCTATCGGCGCAGCGAAATGCTACAAGCTGTGGCGCGGGCCATCGAGGCGGAAAAGGAGTCACTCGCCGCGGGCATCGTGGCTGAGGCGGGCAAGCCGCTCAAGGCCGCCCGCGTTGAGGTGGAGCGCGCTGTGCTCACCTTCCGCACTGCCGCCGAAGAAGCGCTGCGCCTCGAAGGCCAGGTGCTGCCGCTCGACTTTACGCCCGGCAGCGAAGGCCGCTGGAGCCTAGTGCGGCGCTTCCCGCGCGGCCCTGTACTGGCCATCACGCCCTTCAATTTTCCCCTGAATCTGGTAGCACATAAATTGGCTCCGGCAATTGCAGCGGGCTGCCCCGTGATTCTCAAGCCTGCTCCACAGACGCCCTTCACTGCGCTGCGGCTGGCGGAACTGATCTACGCCGCCGGAGAAGCCGCGGGTTTTCCCGCCGCCGCGCTCAGCGTGCTGCATCTTGAGAATGAATCCGTGCAGGCGCTGGTCGAGTCCGACGAGTCCCTGCGCCAGGTCAGCTTCACCGGCAGTGCGCGCGTGGGTTGGGAACTCAAGCGAAAGGCCGGCAAAAAGACTGTTCTGCTCGAACTGGGCGGCAACGCAGCCATGATCGTCTGCGCAGACTGGCCAGATATCGCTGGAGCCGCAAAGAAGGCCGTCCGCGCCTCCATGGGCTATGCCGGTCAAAGCTGCATCGCGGTGCAGCGCGTCTATGTGGATCGCTCACTCTTTCATCGCTTCATTGCTGCTGCGGTCGAGGAGGCGCAATCTCTGGTCTGTGGCGACCCGGACGAGGAGCGCACCGATGTCGGGCCACTCATTCGACCCAGCGACGCCGAGCGAGTCACTGCCTGGGTACAGGAGGCCGAGGATAGCGGCGCGACGCTGCTCGTTGGCGCCGGGCGCAAGGATTCTCTGGTGAGTCCTGTCATCCTGACCGGAACCAGGCCGGGCATGAAGGTGCTCGATGAGGAAGTTTTCGGCCCCGTGATGGTCATCGAGCGCTTTGATGGATTCGACGATGCACTGGCCCGTGTCAACAACTCGCGCTATGGCCTGCAGGCGGGCCTGTTCACGCGCGACGCGCAGCAGATATTCAAAGCCTACGCTGAGCTCGAAGTCGGCGCCCTCATCGTTGGCGATACCCCCACCTGGCGCATGGACCCCATGCCTTACGGTGGCGTCAAAGAGTCCGGTCTCGGTCGCGAAGGCATCCGCTATGCCATCGAAGAGATGACCGAGCCGCGCCTGCTTGTTATGGCGCTCTAG
- a CDS encoding thioredoxin family protein → MNWIRKTMLAAMMGGLMASLALTPTAGAQMSGLYSAEVHKVIYPAPSAAPAEIEHALMVARREHKRVILDFGGNWCPDCKVLDYYFHQAPNATLLARNFVLVDVNIGRFDKNVNLAKKYGVPLHKGVPALAVLNAHGRVIYSQKNGEFENMRHMSPESVTAFLTAWKPAR, encoded by the coding sequence ATGAACTGGATTCGCAAGACCATGCTCGCTGCAATGATGGGTGGCCTTATGGCCTCGCTCGCACTGACACCCACCGCTGGCGCCCAGATGAGCGGCCTCTACTCCGCAGAAGTGCACAAGGTGATTTACCCTGCCCCCTCGGCCGCCCCGGCGGAGATTGAGCATGCACTGATGGTGGCGCGGCGCGAGCATAAGCGCGTGATTCTGGACTTTGGCGGCAACTGGTGCCCGGACTGCAAGGTGCTGGACTACTACTTTCATCAAGCGCCCAACGCGACCCTGCTCGCCCGCAACTTTGTGCTGGTGGATGTGAATATCGGACGCTTCGACAAGAACGTAAACCTGGCGAAGAAGTATGGGGTGCCCCTGCACAAGGGCGTGCCTGCCCTCGCGGTGTTGAATGCGCATGGCCGCGTAATTTACAGCCAGAAGAACGGCGAGTTTGAAAACATGCGGCACATGAGCCCGGAGTCGGTCACAGCATTTCTGACCGCATGGAAGCCGGCACGATAG